From the genome of Solanum dulcamara chromosome 12, daSolDulc1.2, whole genome shotgun sequence:
ACCTTATTTGCTTGAGGAGGGTGTCGATCTtcataccaataaaaaaaatcatagccacccattttctacaaaatcaatcagaaaaaaataattagaagcCCACAATTAACAGAAAATACTTATTCTTCTTTTGTTGTACTTACCGAAAATAAATGGAGCTTTAAGATTCACATTGAATAAAAGTTGCAATATAtgagtaaaaatattaacataaatAATTACTTTACCTTTGAAAGTTTACAAGTAAAAAATCTACGACCTGGATTTAGTTGAATCCAAGAAGTCTTTAATAGTGTCATTACCACATTTACAATATCGACATTCATCCAAAGAGGTCATGGAAGAGTTGGAGAAGTTCGACATGAAAGTGTAGGAGAAGAGTGACATGAAAGagagaaaacaaagaagaagagagaaaattgatttttgcctttttctttttccaaatcaGAGAAACAAGCTAAGAAATTAGggcaaaattgaagaagaaagggCATAAATATATAGATAAGAGAGATATGACCGTTATAGGCCTTGTTTGATGGCACATTAGATGAAAAAATAGTTTCTACGTGCCTCAGGTAGGTAGAAAATAAGCGAGGTGCCAGCTGTTTAAAAAGTGTTAACATGACACATCAGACCCTTACATTAGGTGTCTAAAATAAACATCTTCTGATTTAGTGTCTAAATAAAAATTGGTGTCAATTGATGGATTTCGCCTTATTTTTTGGgcttataaaaaaataactttcccTTGACCGGCCTAAACGGGCTCTAAAAACACGTTGTGACGATTTACACATTCTTTCCCTCTGCTTCTTCGCTGTAATGGGGATCAAAGCAACGTACGAGATTCACCAAAACGCTTACATCAAGCTCATCCTCCATGCATCAAAGCACAAAAATTCCGCCGTCAACGGCATCCTCGTCGGCCGTGTCTCCGGCGATGCCGCCGTCGTCGAAATTGTGGAGTCCGTTCCATTATTCCACTCTCAAATTGGCGTCCTTCCTCCCCTCGAAATTGCCCTAATTATGGTCCGTCACTGAACTTCATATTGCATATTCACTGCGCTGAACTGAAATTTTATACAATCTTTGTATTATACTCCTTTGAGAATGTGTGTGTTTatgtttaaatttaaattttgcgTAAATATACTCTATAAGTGAAACTCGAACCGATTGTGGTGTATATGGTGAAACTTCACACTTGCTAACTGAAAATTGTTTatgtttaaatttaaattttgcgTAAATATACTCTATAAGTGAAACTCGAACCGATTGTGGTGTATATGGTGAAACTTCACACTTGCTAACTGAAAATTGTTTATCTGCATCCAAGTTATGCGTTTAATTTAGGGTTCTGATCCTGTTTTGTAAAAAGATTTTAAGTATTGTTGGTTAATTTCATGCTAATGAGAGATTTGATGATTCCGTACTATGAAATTTTGCCAAGAATATTTTACAttcattatgtttatttttatttgaaaatatcaTGTGTGTATAAGTGAAACTCGAACTAATTGTCACAAAGGAGTGGTGGATATGGTGATACGTCAAATTTGCTTACTGAAAATCATTGATCTGCTTCTAAGTTCTGAGATTAATTTAGGATTCTGATCCTGTTTTATTTGGACAGATAGAAGAGTATTATTGTGATAAGGGTTTAAGCATTGTTGGTTACTTTCATGCCAATGAGAGATTTGATGATTCCGAACTAGGAAATGGTGCTAAGAATATTGCAGATCACATCTCCGGATATTTCCCTCAAGCTGCTGTGCTCCTGGTACCTTTTTGTTGACTGAACATTGTTTATATGTTGTATGTTTATTGAAAAGTTTGGATCTTTGAGTTGTTGTTAGCAAAATGCTTAAGCTGAGAATTTTACCGTTTCAGTTGGATAACAAGAAGTTTGAAACTTTATCAAAAGAGGGGAAAGACAGGAGTCCTGTAATGCAGGTCagtacataattatttttagcattttccCTTGTTCATCTGATAATTGATGACGAAGTTCAGAGTCCTCAACCAATCTTTGGTGACTTGAACTCCCAATCTCTTGGATGGAAGTGGAAGGTTCTTGCTATGGAGTTACCTCACTTGTCAGAATAGTGACGAAATGCATGCAATTCAAACTGGGATTTTTATGGGATTGACTACAGGAATATCATAGCCAGTCTTCTGTTTATATAGATAGATCTAGCtgtttttttttcatgtatatttaacaactcaGACTAATATGTAGCCTCATGATAGAATTGTAGCAGCAGCTCTGTAGTAGGCGTAGCCTCATTGACGTATGCTTGTTTGTTACTAGTTGATTGCAGATGGTAATTACTCATTTCCTTGTGCTAGTATTTCTTTTGATCATTTCGTAATCATTCCCTTTAAATTGCTTTTATGGATGGTGGACAAGTAACCATTCTTCCAACTATCATGTGGTTTCTGGTGAAGAGTTCCAGTTTGCATCAAGGTTCATTATCAAAAAAGTTCTAATTGTATTGAAGTGTCAAGGTTTCCCTAGAATGTatatcttggtttattctaCCTTCTTGCACATAAGGTGTACCCTTTATTTGAGCATTCAGGAATCCGTATTTTGGTTTCAATACattggttcttggaacattgatATGTTACTGATTATCTCCTTCAAAGCTGAAAATGTTAATCTTCTTCTTAACTTAGTTTTAAGTAGAAATGAAAACCAGAGATGGTGCTCTGTCCCATACTTGGCATGTATAACGGAAGTGAAGTATCCCATTCAACGTTGTAGTTGTGACTAACAATAGTTAGTGATTTAGCGAACATCTTGCCAGAGTTGCCTGAGCTTAAGTACCATGAAAGCTGCATTTATCTGTATTCTTCTACGGATGGTGGTGCATCTATTTCAGTTTTACTTCAGTTCGACTTGCATGACCTTCAGTGACGGCTAGTGTTTTGTTATGGAAGTAACTGAATAAATAGCAACATGCTGGATTTTGAGATTTGCTGGTTTCTAGATTCTCTGAAGTAGAACCATGGTTTCCTCGGGATCTCTTGAGTTGCTTGCCCTGATTTGACCATTCATGCACTTTGTTCTGGCCTTTCAGAATACTCAGTGTGCTCTAGTAGGCCTTTTATTACATGACCTATTTCTTTGTGGTTTTTGCTTTGCAGTTTGCATAGGTAAGAGTTAGATTGAGAAAATTTGTGGATCTATGTCAACTTCAATTGAAAACTAAAGCCTGCTCTATGTCTAGTTGATAGTTTGTAAAAGATATTACCATTCAGATATTTGTTGTCACCTAGTTGAATTTGACAATATTAAACAGTGAGCTGTCCATACGTAATCTGAAGGGTCATTTAACTGTGCCTGGCTCATTTGTATGAATGGGACAGGAACTGTTCGACATCTTTCAGGGAAGGGTCTTAACATGCTTAACAATAATTGGATGTTAACCCAATTGTTTTTGAACAGCTTGTCAATTGTCTGCTTTATTTGATACACCAATCGAATGCAACCATTCTAGTTCTAGCTCTAGTTCAAGTAAGCATTGCATTATTCGACATCTTTCAGGAAGACACAATATAACATGTTCTCCAACTTATTGATATTGCTCTGTGCCTAGGCCATCTCAATATTATCTGTTTTTCCCACTTCTCCAATTTTACCTGAAATACAAGCAAGCAGAGTGGTCTCAGATTTTTCTCCACGTTTATTTTGGTCCCCCTTATATGTTGGTAAAAAAGTCTGATTGTTCATAACTTTCACGTTGTTTTGGTAATTCTTTGTGTCCTGATCGTTTACTTGTCTACCTAGTATACTATGATTCCCGTCACTAATGTTGTACTTATGTCCCTTGTCCGTGCCTCTAAAGCAGTTCCATTAATGTAGCCTTTTGCTTTGTATTCAGCTTTTCACCAAGGATGCATCTGGGAGCTGGAAACTAGTGGGATCAGATGCAAGCCGTTTGAAAATTAAACAGCCATCAGCAAATGTCATCCTTCTAGATTACATTTCATCGGGGAAATGGAAGGATATTATAGATTTCGATGACCACCTTAATGACATTAGCAAGTAAAAGCTCACCACTGTAGATTGATTAAACTCGCCAATATCTGCATTCATTCTAATAATCCCATATGTTTTCTGCTTTTGCTCATCAAATTGGCAGGGACTGGGTGAACACAGAGCTCTTCAATTGATGTTTATATGCAGAAACGGGCAATAGAAGGTAGCCTGGGGGTGCACACAATAGTACCTGTGCATGAAACTACATATTATTTGACCTCGGCGATGACTGATTGATGATGAGGTTTTTGAACTCTGCATTCTGTCATATGATGAAGTGATTTCAATTTTGATTTGTCGTTTTACTTTCCGACCCCAACTTGTTGGAACTGAGGCGTCATCGTTTTACTATATTAGTGTAATGACCTAGTGGAAAAAGAGAGATGCTTCAAATTTACTCTTAGCGTGATTTTGGAGCTAATGAAAACTTGGATCTATTTGAAAACATGATTATGGGACGAAGTTCACGTTCTAACACTGAATAATGTTTGTGTTTCTCTTATTCCATTTAGTTGCCCACAACCCTCAAGATAATCAATGATTTGTTGCTTGGACTCGTCAAAATTGTTGCAAACACTCATGCTAGAATCTCCAAAATGCACTACTTCTGAAATATTTGACACACACCCTtcgatatttttgaagagtccgagtaACATAGGATAAAAATGCttatttttaaagtttgaatTCAAGACTTCTCACTAAGGAGCGAAAAATGCTCTACCTTTGTCATATGCAATTGAATATAACCCGAATTAAGTATTCTTCATTTATAAAAATTGGAAAAGTGTTGAAAAGAAAAACTAATGCAAGTAAAAGGACTTTTAGGTGCCTATGACAACAATAAAGAACTTTTTTGTTACGTATTATTTTAAAACCTTATggatggggtggggtgggggttgGATAAAAGAAgagggaaaagaaaagaattacGTCTGTACAActataattattgttattattaccttcatcataattcatagttaTGATTCAATTATTCTTATCAGTGATCATAGTAATACATTAATTAATTTGGATAGGCAAGAGGTCAAATGATATCAtggtttatttcatttttttattttttcgcGTTTCAAATATGAATGAGTACAAGCTTTATTGGTCGATCAGAATTGACACAAACCACTCTACATGCTACCATGGTAGTAGAAGAGGTTAGATATTGACAATTGAGAAGTTATCACTGAACATTCTATATCATCAGAAGAAAAGATGTTAAATGGCAAAAGGAAGACCTTACTATCATTTGGCTCCTTGTGAAGTATGGTTCATATCCAAACATACTACTAGAAAATAGGACAATGCCCATgaaatttcaacaaaaaaaaaagaagaaaaagtggGGATAAGCTCTAAGCTCGCGTCGTCAATTTctgttatttgatattttaaaaattattgattcaattaatttaaatttgtgtcGAATAAAATCCTGCTCGTGAAATCTAGACACATAGATAGTcttctctatttctctttttattttgactattcatattcatatgaatgaaagaaaaatattttactctttCTATTTGCATAAATTCTTGCTAGTAAATAAACCTTTAGGTTTAACTTAAACCTTCCACACTACCAATCAATTATTATCATAACAAAATAGACATccaacttaaaaaaatattgcacCTAACTTGGACCACAGTCAttaatttagtttttattttattttattttattttatatctcactataatattttatcaaaatctATCTCCTCGtttttttggagaaaaaaattcaactatCCTCAAGATTAttccaaaaaattcaattttgccCTTAATTACATTTTTAGTCTGTTCTTACTTATGTCATTAATAAATCATTATATCCAAATTCCTCATAAAGAAAAGGTTAAACTTTACTTCTTAATTGTTGAGTATGATTTGAAATTAACcttaaaattcaaattccctTGCATATGAAAATAAGACTTTTTTCTAATGATGAATGGACAATGTTAGTCAAAGtttaacacaaaaaaataaatagtagtCAAAGTTACTAAATTTCTTTTGACTCTTTTTTACTTCCCTTTAATCCAACAGTCAACAGGTTTTCTTATTTATgcatttaattaatttaatataatatactcTAAAACTGAAAGCATGAGAGACAGGTTGGAGACTGTGCTGGCCCATATGTTGATTCAGACTCTTTTGTTTGGGACAAAATACATTGAAAATAATTGAACATGAAAAGCTTTGACACACCAACAAAAATTGCGATAaagtgataaatatttttttaattattacttAAACGTATCGAGTTTATCttctttatataaaatattttttgttagaaaatattttatatgaattttttgtttgaacaattaaaaatacacataaaatatcatatttttgtgAGTTTTTCATTCGAACAGTGATGTGTTTACTTTTTTAAACTAAATTATGGCTAATTATTTATCACAACATACCTCGATTATCTGTTGTCCCACTTTCCTAATTAAAGTTTCACCAATTCGGATAGAAAAATAGAATAactgatagatgatgtattttgtGATAAATTATTGGTGATAGTTTAGTAGTAAAAGTAAACACTTGCTAATTTAAATAGAAAATGTGTAAAAACATGACAtttcaaatatgtttttgatattattttaaaatttatttcttcttaacacaaatttaaatttaatcgaattcgaataaagataaaaaaaaaaaaaaagttcaaacCCCACCCTACTCTCTTCCCCATACAATTGCTAAAGTGTATTTTGTTTGGTAAGTCCCCAAAGCTTCTTTCTACACTTTCAAAAAAgcacttcttttctttcttctctctctctccacACAGTTTTCTTTGGAGGTCCCCTCTCTTTATCTCTGTCAACAGTAGTGCTGCTAATTCCCCATTGCTATAGGGGAGAGAGACCATCAAAAGCTTTTGATCTTTGTGACACTTCAGGTACTATTCTTTAGgcttctttttttgttgttgttgatggaAATGGTCCCTGTGTCTTTCTGGATGGGTTTCTTTCACTACTTTGTTTTTTAGCATTTGGGTCTTTCTGGGGAAATTATTTGATCCTTTTGGTAGGGTTTTCTTGAAAAAAGTTTATGTCTTGGCACAAGATCTGTGTACTTTTTCATTGACCCTTCTGTATTGCTTTTGCTTGTTTATCTCTGTGGGGTTATTCTTGtattatgctatgttatgcttaATAGCTTTTGGGTGCTGTTGAATGTATGCATTTTTTGATTTGGTGTACTGTTTCACTTCATGGTTCTAAGAAAAGATTTGAGGCTTTGAGGTAAATCACTGAAATTTTAGCTCTTGGACATTTGTTTGCACTACTTGTGATTTGGGTCTGTGTAATAAATTGCTTATTGATTGTGGATTTTGAAGTCATCATAGATATCTTAGTGTGCTTGTCCTGTTGCCTAAAGATCTATTTTTTTGGCTCAGAAATGTCTTTGTTGTTTATTGCTGTAGTTTTTTTTGATAACCGGGGGTGTTTGGGCTAGCTTACGTGCAGACTAATGCCATGGTATACTTGTCACCTCCCACCAGTGACACTATGTAACTCTGTCACCAAGGTTAGGACATTAGGAAAGAAATCTCCTAGTGTTTTGGTCTCTGTTGGTatttgaacctgagacctcaTGGTCCCCAAATCACCTAGTTGTTTCTTTTATCTGTTTTTCACTGTATAACAACTTTGAAGTTATCTTGATTTATTGTCATTTGATCCTATCGATAACCTGGCCTCGAAGTTCTCTCTATGTCTCTTGATTGTGTTTGATACAGTTTATGATGAATTTTTATCCTATTGATAACCTGATCTCTCTTGCTGATGACTAGGGTGTTCATGAAGTGAACTTGGACGCTGAGTAATGGGTTTGGTCTACCAGATTGCATTGAGGATTCGTTGTTCATTTTAATGGCTTCAACACCTTCTGTTAAGAGCTCACTGAAAAAGCTGAATAAGTCAGCTGGAATCCAAGCAGTAGAACGTAATTCTCGGAGATCAGCACCTTCCCAAGTTTCAAAGAGTAGCAATTCTGGGAGCACGACTTCCAAGGAGCTACCATACAATGATGGAGAACCTCCATCTAAGCAGCTTATTGCAGAAGCAACTACCAAAAAGAAGTCAAATAGCTATCAGCAAGTAGGATCTGCCGACTTTTTGATTGATAAGTTTGATTCGAGCTTATATTTGGGAAATCTGAAGCATGCTCCAAGTGGTGCAGCTTCCATGCCCTGTGAAGCAAAGGGCTTGCAATGTGCTGTTGATCAGGAAAAGAAGGCATCAGAAAATGGAACCATCAAGGATAACTCAGCCTCAGCCAAAGTCAGTGATGGAGCCGGTAGCCTTGCAAAAACAAGTGGAAGTGCCAAAGTTAGCGATCGAACTGATTTTGTTGAGAGCGGAAAGAGCAGCATCTGCAGGGGAAGTACAAGCACCGATGTAAGTGATGAAAGTACTTGCAGCAGCTTTAGCACCAGTATTAATAAACCTCACAAAGCTAATGACTCAAGATGGGAAGCCATTCAAGCTATTCGAGCTAAAGATGGGACATTAGATTTGAGACATTTCCGGTTGCTAAAGAAGTTGGGAAGTGGTGATATTGGAAGCGTCTATCTATCAGAGTTGTGTGGAACAAAGTGTTATTTTGCAATGAAAGTTATGGATAAAGCATCATTAGCTGGCCGTAAGAAATTGCTACGTGCTCAAACGGAGAGAGAAATATTGCAGTCCTTGGACCATCCATTTCTGCCAACTTTGTATACCCATTTTGAGACGGAAAAATTTTCATGTCTAGTAATGGAGTTTTGCCCAGGAGGTGACTTACACACACTTCGTCAGAGGCAACCAGGGAAGCATTTTTCTGAACAAGCTGTGAAGTACGATTACTTGATCCGAAACCTCTTTgttgattaatttatttttttgataagttGTTGATATCAAACCTCATAGGCTTAACATGGTATGCTCTCTTTTCTGGAAGTATTTTTGCCTGGTTTTGGTGTTTCATTGTTTGTACTGTTAATTGCTTTAGTGCTTATAACGATTCGCCACGTGTGTAAGTTTTATGGGTAACTTTTTCTCGTTTCAATTATTGTAGTGTTAATTTGTACAAACTTGAAATAAATAGCTATCTCTGCAGTATATAGCTATTATAGGATGTAAAATCTTTAATTCGGTAGACTGACTTTGTTATTTCTGTACTCCGTTGCTCAAGGAATTGATAGAAAATGGACTTTGTCCATATACCACAAGGTCCTAAATACTTTTGGATTATGTTTTTTCTTATAAAGTAAGAAGTAAAAATCCTTTGATTTGGTATCAAGTTCCTCCTTATCTTTGCAAGATCAAGAATTTCTCCTTATCTTAATTATGGATGCAGCTGTTTTAGTTAGAGTCgtttttttgttgtttcttttcttccatCCAATGAATTTCGTCTTTTCAGCACCCTTGATGCCAATGTTGGTGCTACAGTATGTTAATTTTATCTCAAAATTTCAGGTTCTATGTAGCAGAGATCCTCCTTGCTATGGAGTACCTCCACATGCTTGGCATTGTCTACCGCGACCTCAAGCCAGAAAATGTGCTTGTTAGAGAAGATGGACACATAATGCTATCTGACTTTGATCTCTCCCTTCGCTGTACTGTGAGTCCAACACTTGTCAAGTTGTCTTCTCTTGATGTGGAGCCACTCCGGAAGAATTCCGGTTCTTGTGTGCAGCCAGCATGTATTGAGCCCTCCTGTATCCAGCCATCATGTGCTGTTCCTACATGTTTTGGGCCTCGCTTCTTTTCTAGTAAGtcaaagaaagaaaggaaatcTAAAAATGATACAGGGAACCAAGTTAGCCCATTACCAGAACTTATGGCTGAGCCTACTGGAGCACGTTCGATGTCTTTCGTTGGGACACACGAGTATTTAGCACCTGAAATAATCAAAGGTGAAGGGCATGGGAGTGCAGTGGACTGGTGGACCTTTGGTATCTTTCTTTATGAGTTATTGTTTGGTAAGACACCCTTCAAAGGATTAGGAAATCGAGCTACACTTTTCAATGTTGTAGGTCAGCCCCTCCGGTTTCCAGAATCTCCGGTGGTAAGTTTTTCAGCTAGAGATCTTATACGAGGCTTGCTCGTGAAAGAGCCACAAAATCGATTGGCATACAAAAGAGGAGCTACAGAAATTAAGCAGCATCCCTTTTTCGAAGGTGTAAACTGGGCTTTGATTCGTTGTGCAAGCCCTCCTGAGATCCCAAGGCCTGTTGAATTCGAGAGAATCTCAGCACAACAGCAGCCATCATCGACTAGTGAGAAACCGGTGGCTGTAACTGCCCGGTACCAGCAAAAGTCTGATAACTATCTCGAATTTGAtttcttttaatctttcttGTAAAAGTTGATTATCTTATTTTCGTTATTCAAACATACCAAGATGTACAACATTTTGAAGATGTGAAATCAAGATGATCATATATTGTTTGTTGTAAGTTATTAAACAGTTTGCAAAGTTTGTGTATGGCAAATGTTGTTAAAGTGTTGATGCTATGAATTTACCAGTAAAAAACTGATGCGGTGAACGTGGATCGAACACGTGACCTTCAGATCTTCAGTCTGACGCTCTCCCAACTGAGCTATCCCCGCTTTGTTTTTCCTtacaatataattaaataaagttTATTTAGTATTGTAAGAGTTTATGTATGTTAATATTATACTTGATTGAATTTTGAGTAAGATACGGATTTTCTGTATATttggaatatatatattttttgatttgcTCATTTtagtaaatcaagatattaagtattactcatttttttttatttgcctaTTTTAGTAAATCTAACACAATAAGAcgtcataccaaacacacccgcAAGGAAAACAAGAAATGTTTTGTTTTTGTCATTCAATGTTTTGGTCATCAAACTAAAAATGAgatatatcaaatatatatatatagtataaaatGAGAATCGAAGTCAAGTTATTTTGAGTTAATAGGTTCTAAACTAATTAAATAGATACTTGTTCAAAAAATAACAGACAAACGATGTATGATTAACTAATAGtggtaataaatatttttagccGAGCAGATAAATGTATAACTTTTGCGGATAAAAGTATAACTTTCTTTAGAAATGTAAAATTACAAATGAAATTTTACTATAATTTGACATCATTTGAAACGTTATGTATTCCATTGcgtcaataaaattttaatttgtacAATAACCTTATAATATTTTGTACATTCATCCAACACATTAATTATGTTGGAGTAAAATAATTGGATCTCAGAAAAACAAAtattgttatattattttttatattaagaTAATAATAAGTCTATAATTCCTGTAAAAGATAGTGTCCTTTATGACAAAGAAAAAATCAACCAGACaatcttgaaaaaaatatatattctaatGCAAATGAAAAATGCACCTTTTAGTAAAGAATTAATTATGCATGTAATATATCATGAAACAGGAACAATATGGCACCCACTCGTGCAAAAAACTTATAAATTACGAAATAGTACACCCAAAACTTTAATAAACCTAAATTATTATGACATAAACTACTAATTTGTATAAGGggattcaaaaataaaaactaaaatatattaCGTTTGGTATTTAAACCCatgattcaaatattttttaatcacaTTTATACAATACAAGAATATTCTTCATTTTAATTATGTCTAGTGGATTCAACATTTTAtatacaattttaaaaaaacttcattttacagtgtatatatataattttctgtGAAAGTTTCAGCATGTTGAAATAAACTTATTGAGGTTAGCCGCGAAAGAAAGAACTCGATATTCATTTCTTCGTGAATATTTATGGTTCagtctattaaaaaaataaacaaaaaagatTCAATTGAACCCTTCCCTCCGTCTAactcctcccccccccccccctccccccaatTAAGTACTATAGTGACAAAATTGCTCCAAAAATTACTTTTAGGTCACGTATTTGATTCTCACACCTGATATTTTtggctttttaaaaaaaaatgtttattaattagaatttctaattttttcgTTGATCAAGTGTGGATGCACGATTGAGGGTACAGATTCAGTCAAACCCAACaacttttatttaaattattaatttaaaactcaataactataaAAAGTTAAAATCTCAATCTgcaaatttcaaattctaaatatgTCTCTCGTTATTACGAGTAGTCAACCCCATGCATGTGCACACATACACATAGTAAGAAAGAGAGTTGACCAAGCATCTTGTGGGTGAGCTACCTGCCAATGTCTCACACGCTCAACATAGTTGAATTCTTTAATAATGTCATGCACCTTTGATGCTTTATTTCATACCCCCTTCACATAACATTAACACACTATATAtacatttcttctatttttatttaaaaat
Proteins encoded in this window:
- the LOC129877376 gene encoding ER membrane protein complex subunit 8/9 homolog; translation: MGIKATYEIHQNAYIKLILHASKHKNSAVNGILVGRVSGDAAVVEIVESVPLFHSQIGVLPPLEIALIMIEEYYCDKGLSIVGYFHANERFDDSELGNGAKNIADHISGYFPQAAVLLLDNKKFETLSKEGKDRSPVMQLFTKDASGSWKLVGSDASRLKIKQPSANVILLDYISSGKWKDIIDFDDHLNDISKDWVNTELFN
- the LOC129876384 gene encoding serine/threonine-protein kinase D6PK-like — translated: MASTPSVKSSLKKLNKSAGIQAVERNSRRSAPSQVSKSSNSGSTTSKELPYNDGEPPSKQLIAEATTKKKSNSYQQVGSADFLIDKFDSSLYLGNLKHAPSGAASMPCEAKGLQCAVDQEKKASENGTIKDNSASAKVSDGAGSLAKTSGSAKVSDRTDFVESGKSSICRGSTSTDVSDESTCSSFSTSINKPHKANDSRWEAIQAIRAKDGTLDLRHFRLLKKLGSGDIGSVYLSELCGTKCYFAMKVMDKASLAGRKKLLRAQTEREILQSLDHPFLPTLYTHFETEKFSCLVMEFCPGGDLHTLRQRQPGKHFSEQAVKFYVAEILLAMEYLHMLGIVYRDLKPENVLVREDGHIMLSDFDLSLRCTVSPTLVKLSSLDVEPLRKNSGSCVQPACIEPSCIQPSCAVPTCFGPRFFSSKSKKERKSKNDTGNQVSPLPELMAEPTGARSMSFVGTHEYLAPEIIKGEGHGSAVDWWTFGIFLYELLFGKTPFKGLGNRATLFNVVGQPLRFPESPVVSFSARDLIRGLLVKEPQNRLAYKRGATEIKQHPFFEGVNWALIRCASPPEIPRPVEFERISAQQQPSSTSEKPVAVTARYQQKSDNYLEFDFF